The Pseudarthrobacter sp. NS4 genome includes a window with the following:
- a CDS encoding oxygenase MpaB family protein, translating into MRSFLRKWQDELKKTFTGEADAPPGWALRLEEGADPGYHLPGSAVWAVHGSMSPIVAGIRTLLMQSLHPGALAGVHEHSNFREDPLGRLAHTIRWIFTVTYGSKEAAEDASRMVRRLHEQVQGNYSDNQGALRSYSANDPQLASWIHIAFTDAFLTAHKIWGGPIPGGPDEYVREWAQAGRLMGVDEPPLTEAEMRRELDHWYASGELRVDKRVAETVEFIRNAPLHPMLRPGYRILFAGAVYSLEPRYRRMLGLKVPRLGPFPLPVRLATKAVLGVVRLALGPRGPSELAARARLRRLGLPAVDEG; encoded by the coding sequence ATGCGGAGTTTCCTTCGGAAATGGCAGGACGAGCTCAAAAAGACGTTTACGGGGGAGGCCGATGCGCCGCCAGGCTGGGCACTGCGGTTGGAAGAAGGCGCTGACCCCGGTTACCACCTGCCCGGCTCGGCGGTCTGGGCGGTGCACGGTTCCATGTCCCCCATCGTGGCGGGAATCCGGACCCTGCTGATGCAGTCCCTCCATCCGGGAGCCCTGGCCGGCGTCCACGAGCACTCCAACTTCCGCGAAGACCCATTGGGCCGGCTCGCCCACACCATCCGCTGGATTTTCACCGTAACGTACGGCTCGAAGGAAGCGGCCGAGGACGCTTCGCGTATGGTCCGCCGGCTCCACGAACAGGTCCAGGGGAACTACAGCGACAACCAGGGAGCGCTGCGCAGCTACAGCGCCAATGATCCCCAACTGGCCAGCTGGATCCATATCGCCTTCACGGACGCCTTCCTCACCGCACACAAGATCTGGGGCGGGCCAATCCCGGGCGGGCCCGACGAGTACGTTAGGGAGTGGGCGCAGGCGGGCAGGCTGATGGGAGTGGACGAGCCGCCGTTGACGGAGGCAGAGATGCGCAGGGAGCTGGACCATTGGTATGCCAGCGGCGAACTCCGCGTTGACAAACGTGTGGCTGAGACCGTGGAATTCATTCGCAACGCGCCGCTGCATCCAATGCTGCGTCCCGGTTACCGCATCCTGTTCGCGGGAGCGGTGTACAGCCTGGAGCCAAGGTATCGCCGGATGCTCGGGCTAAAGGTTCCACGGCTGGGTCCCTTTCCCCTGCCGGTGAGGCTGGCCACCAAGGCGGTACTCGGCGTCGTCCGCCTGGCCCTTGGCCCGCGGGGACCCAGCGAACTTGCAGCCAGGGCGCGGCTGCGTCGCCTCGGCCTGCCGGCGGTAGACGAAGGTTAG
- a CDS encoding glutathione peroxidase: MDNFLRTQPLAPLYPIPLTLNDGTETDFGRFRGKVVMVVNVASNCGFTPQYAGLETLYGKFRDRGFEILGVPCNQFAGQEPGSDSEIAEFCQRNFGVSFPLTVKAEVRGKDQHPLYAELTKFKTGLLPGLVKWNFEKFLVGRDGQVVDRFAPTLEPDSAQVIDAIDKALG; this comes from the coding sequence ATGGACAACTTCCTGAGGACGCAACCTTTGGCACCCTTGTACCCGATACCCCTGACCCTCAACGACGGAACTGAGACCGACTTCGGCAGATTCAGGGGAAAAGTGGTGATGGTGGTCAACGTGGCCTCCAACTGCGGCTTTACACCCCAGTACGCCGGCTTGGAGACGCTCTACGGGAAATTCCGCGACCGCGGATTCGAGATCCTGGGGGTTCCCTGCAACCAGTTTGCCGGACAGGAACCGGGCAGCGACAGTGAGATCGCAGAGTTCTGCCAGCGCAACTTCGGCGTCAGCTTTCCCCTGACGGTCAAGGCCGAGGTCCGTGGGAAGGACCAGCATCCACTCTACGCGGAGCTCACAAAGTTCAAGACGGGCCTGCTGCCGGGGCTGGTGAAATGGAACTTCGAGAAGTTCCTGGTGGGCCGCGACGGCCAGGTGGTGGACCGCTTTGCTCCCACTCTGGAGCCGGACTCGGCACAAGTCATCGACGCCATCGATAAGGCTCTCGGCTGA
- a CDS encoding phosphodiesterase: MEHIEAEHPRPRHFLLHLSDPHLMAGPDPLYGVVDSESRLIQLFEEVKASGARPEAVIFTGDLADKGDPEAYVKLRAIVEPACEELGAEVIWAMGNHDNRANFRKGLLDEPANDAPVDKSYFINGLRVITMDTSVPGFHHGELSPSQLDWLTGQLDTPAPDGTVLALHHPPVPSVLDLSVLVELRDQASLEAVVRNSDVRTILAGHLHYSTTASFAGIPVSVASASCYTQDLNVPVGGTRGQDSGQSFNLVHVYEHTIVHSVVPMGRSTTVGEYVSPEETKRRLAAAGIRIPETAKQRSTLKPGVPSGR; the protein is encoded by the coding sequence ATGGAGCACATCGAGGCCGAACACCCCCGGCCACGCCACTTCCTACTCCACCTGAGTGATCCCCACTTGATGGCAGGGCCCGACCCCCTTTACGGCGTGGTCGACAGCGAATCGCGGCTCATCCAACTCTTCGAAGAGGTGAAGGCATCCGGTGCGCGGCCGGAGGCTGTCATCTTCACCGGGGACCTTGCCGACAAGGGAGACCCTGAGGCCTACGTCAAACTCCGTGCCATCGTTGAGCCCGCTTGTGAAGAACTCGGCGCAGAAGTCATTTGGGCGATGGGCAACCACGACAACCGTGCCAACTTCAGGAAGGGCCTGCTGGACGAGCCGGCAAATGACGCCCCCGTGGACAAGAGCTACTTCATCAATGGGCTCCGTGTCATCACCATGGATACATCCGTGCCGGGATTCCACCACGGCGAGCTGAGCCCCTCCCAGCTGGACTGGCTTACGGGGCAACTGGACACTCCCGCCCCCGACGGCACGGTTCTGGCGCTGCACCACCCGCCCGTTCCGTCCGTCCTGGATCTTTCGGTCCTGGTTGAGCTGCGGGACCAGGCTTCGCTGGAGGCGGTCGTCCGCAATTCGGATGTCCGCACCATCCTTGCCGGCCACCTGCATTACTCAACGACGGCGAGCTTCGCCGGCATCCCCGTGTCCGTGGCCTCGGCCAGCTGTTACACCCAGGACCTCAACGTTCCGGTTGGCGGCACCAGGGGACAGGACAGCGGACAGTCCTTCAACCTGGTCCATGTCTACGAGCACACGATCGTGCACTCGGTTGTCCCCATGGGCAGGTCGACGACGGTGGGCGAGTATGTCTCCCCCGAAGAGACAAAGCGTCGGCTGGCCGCCGCCGGAATCCGGATCCCGGAGACCGCGAAGCAACGCAGCACCCTCAAGCCCGGAGTGCCGTCCGGCCGCTAG
- a CDS encoding stealth family protein has product MQVETLTLTSTETTITEAPVQDEVYYGGQASVEEQIHAEITSPEAEQRLNPRPDVITHKGRIALINHNRTPYQAMVEDLLFVRNVLANAELEYLLVRGNNDRPVIALDWKDRKKLRAALVEACRDEPFYSMTVDAKKKTSLLVADGELSSNQEARIFRLYRPRVEPAGGFEFGASAGVQIELWSFKSNEITLPIENSLTRRTLLRQDAVRGTVERYGHTWPTIENMFADHASDISFDIDLVFSWVDGSSPEYIAARRAQQKDVVLGEGDDHEARFRQINELKYALRSVYMFAPWIRRVFIATDSPAPEWLAEHPSVTIVRSEEFFSDPSVLPTHNSQAVECQLHNIEGLSEHFLYSNDDMFFGRPVSPDMFFTPGGITKFIEAETRIGLGENAAERSGFENAARVNRKLLWNRFGRITTRHLEHSAAPLRRSVVATMEREFPEEFRKTAASRFRAADNISVTNSFYHYYALLTGRAVTQTAAKVRYVDTTMRSGLKYLPKLLSKRNKDFFCLNDGSFPEVDADERADLVTDFLEKYFPIKAPWEK; this is encoded by the coding sequence ATGCAGGTAGAAACGCTTACTTTGACGAGCACGGAGACGACCATTACAGAAGCACCGGTTCAAGACGAGGTCTACTACGGCGGCCAGGCATCCGTAGAGGAACAAATTCACGCGGAAATCACTTCCCCCGAAGCTGAACAGCGGCTTAACCCCCGCCCTGATGTCATCACGCATAAGGGCCGCATCGCGCTGATCAACCACAACAGGACTCCCTACCAGGCCATGGTGGAGGACCTGCTGTTCGTACGCAATGTTCTTGCCAACGCGGAACTGGAGTACCTGCTGGTCAGGGGCAACAATGACCGCCCCGTCATTGCCCTGGACTGGAAAGACAGGAAGAAACTACGGGCGGCCCTGGTGGAAGCCTGCCGGGACGAGCCTTTCTATTCCATGACCGTGGATGCCAAGAAGAAAACCTCCTTGCTGGTTGCGGACGGCGAGCTCTCCTCCAATCAGGAGGCGCGCATCTTCCGCCTGTACAGGCCCCGCGTGGAGCCCGCCGGCGGCTTCGAATTCGGTGCTTCCGCAGGTGTGCAGATTGAGCTTTGGTCCTTCAAGTCCAATGAGATCACGCTGCCGATCGAGAACTCCCTCACGCGCAGGACCCTGCTCCGGCAGGATGCCGTCCGTGGCACCGTTGAGCGCTACGGCCACACTTGGCCCACCATCGAGAACATGTTCGCTGACCACGCCAGTGACATCAGCTTCGACATCGATCTGGTGTTCTCCTGGGTTGATGGAAGCTCCCCGGAGTACATTGCCGCCCGGCGTGCCCAGCAGAAGGACGTCGTCCTGGGCGAAGGCGACGACCACGAAGCCCGCTTCCGGCAGATCAACGAACTCAAGTACGCACTCCGGTCCGTTTACATGTTCGCTCCCTGGATCCGTCGCGTCTTCATCGCCACCGATTCGCCGGCACCTGAATGGCTGGCGGAACATCCCTCGGTGACCATCGTCCGCAGTGAGGAGTTCTTTTCTGACCCCTCAGTGCTTCCCACGCACAACTCCCAGGCGGTGGAGTGCCAGCTCCACAACATCGAAGGCCTCTCGGAGCACTTCCTGTACTCCAATGACGACATGTTCTTCGGCCGGCCGGTCAGTCCCGACATGTTCTTCACGCCGGGCGGCATCACCAAGTTCATCGAGGCGGAAACCCGGATCGGCCTGGGTGAGAACGCCGCAGAGCGCAGCGGATTCGAGAACGCGGCCCGCGTCAACCGCAAACTCCTGTGGAACCGGTTCGGGCGGATCACCACCCGGCACCTTGAGCACAGTGCCGCTCCGCTGCGCCGCAGCGTTGTGGCCACAATGGAGCGCGAGTTCCCGGAGGAATTCCGGAAGACGGCGGCCAGCCGGTTTCGGGCGGCGGACAACATTTCCGTCACCAACTCCTTTTACCACTACTACGCCCTGCTCACGGGCCGCGCGGTAACCCAGACAGCGGCGAAGGTCCGCTACGTGGACACCACTATGCGGTCCGGGCTCAAGTACCTGCCCAAGCTGCTGTCCAAGCGCAACAAAGACTTCTTCTGCCTGAACGACGGCAGCTTCCCCGAGGTGGATGCCGACGAGCGCGCCGACCTGGTCACCGACTTCCTGGAGAAGTACTTCCCCATCAAGGCGCCCTGGGAAAAGTAG
- a CDS encoding type II toxin-antitoxin system VapB family antitoxin — MIFKAVGEGRPYPDHGYSTPKEWASLPPRPVRLDELVTTKRTLDLEALLAEDSTFFGDLFPHVVQYQGTLYLEDGLHRAVRTALHQRTAIHARVLVLDG, encoded by the coding sequence GTGATATTCAAAGCTGTGGGCGAGGGCCGCCCTTACCCGGACCATGGTTACAGCACGCCCAAGGAGTGGGCTTCGCTGCCGCCACGGCCGGTCCGGCTGGATGAACTGGTGACCACCAAACGCACCCTGGACCTGGAAGCGCTGCTGGCCGAGGACTCCACCTTTTTCGGCGACCTTTTTCCGCACGTGGTTCAGTACCAGGGAACCCTTTACCTTGAGGACGGACTGCACCGCGCAGTCCGTACCGCGCTGCACCAGCGCACGGCGATCCACGCCCGGGTCCTGGTGCTCGATGGCTAG
- a CDS encoding LytR C-terminal domain-containing protein: MARKRLKDPSILHGHHVVSGPELRATFEAAARGADDTARVRRRVLHGVVLVLLIGLIAAAIIAALAIINGKLAIPTAEPAQETVSTCPAGTFDYTPPEQINLNVYNSTSRPGLARSVADEFLARKFMVADVSNVDAGYRGVAAVISGAAGHSAAFSVQRNLPGSDYFQDGRTDGSVDVILSQDYSALTPPDLVDQTPGKLSCPRESRRIADDDMWPVIPSAPATP; encoded by the coding sequence ATGGCTAGGAAGCGGCTCAAGGACCCGAGCATCCTGCACGGCCACCACGTAGTCAGCGGCCCGGAGCTGCGCGCCACCTTCGAAGCAGCCGCCCGCGGCGCCGACGATACCGCCCGTGTGCGCCGCCGCGTCCTTCACGGCGTGGTCCTGGTGCTCCTGATCGGCCTGATCGCCGCGGCAATCATCGCAGCCCTGGCAATCATCAACGGGAAGCTGGCCATCCCCACCGCCGAACCTGCGCAGGAAACCGTCTCCACCTGCCCGGCCGGGACGTTCGACTACACGCCGCCCGAGCAGATCAACCTCAATGTGTACAACTCCACCAGCCGGCCCGGGCTGGCCCGTTCGGTGGCCGACGAGTTCCTTGCCCGCAAATTCATGGTGGCTGATGTGTCCAACGTTGATGCCGGCTACCGGGGCGTCGCGGCAGTGATTTCCGGAGCCGCCGGGCACTCTGCGGCCTTTAGCGTCCAGCGCAACCTGCCCGGGTCGGACTATTTCCAGGACGGCAGGACGGACGGCAGCGTGGACGTGATCCTCTCCCAGGACTACAGCGCCCTCACTCCACCGGACCTTGTGGACCAGACACCCGGCAAGCTCAGCTGCCCGCGGGAAAGCCGCCGCATCGCCGACGACGACATGTGGCCCGTCATACCGTCCGCGCCGGCAACGCCCTGA
- a CDS encoding TetR/AcrR family transcriptional regulator, whose translation MPRISAASNAEQRADTQRRILTAFGELLFSHGLPGLTMTDVARHAGVGRTAVYNYYADIEELLIAYALEETEKFLAELRDSLGRLDNPVEQLALYVRAQVVDLSRRHLPPGPAMGAVLSPSSFAKLADHVGELSVLLQGILRQGMEQGYLPVADIGQQAQLILGTLSSSAARGSDEPGELEARVARTVRFIQLGAGARFDDEGRPIRLAPLPSVAG comes from the coding sequence ATGCCCCGGATTTCAGCGGCCAGCAATGCCGAGCAACGCGCAGATACGCAGCGCCGTATCCTCACCGCCTTCGGCGAACTCCTCTTCTCCCACGGCCTGCCCGGCCTGACAATGACGGACGTGGCGCGCCATGCCGGAGTGGGCCGCACCGCCGTCTACAACTACTACGCGGACATCGAAGAGCTGCTGATCGCCTACGCCCTGGAAGAGACAGAGAAGTTCCTCGCGGAGCTGCGCGACTCCCTCGGCCGACTGGACAACCCGGTGGAACAGCTGGCCCTGTACGTGCGCGCCCAGGTGGTGGACCTCAGCCGTCGCCACCTGCCGCCCGGCCCTGCCATGGGCGCGGTATTGTCGCCGTCGTCCTTCGCCAAACTTGCCGACCACGTGGGCGAGCTGAGCGTGCTGCTGCAGGGCATCCTTCGCCAGGGGATGGAGCAGGGCTACCTGCCGGTGGCGGACATCGGCCAGCAGGCGCAGCTGATCCTTGGCACGCTGTCCTCCAGCGCGGCCAGGGGCAGCGACGAGCCCGGAGAGCTGGAGGCGCGGGTGGCCAGGACGGTGCGGTTCATCCAGCTGGGTGCCGGAGCAAGGTTCGACGACGAGGGCCGCCCCATCCGGCTGGCCCCGCTTCCCTCTGTGGCTGGCTGA
- a CDS encoding glycosyltransferase family 4 protein: MRIGLIAGPWIPVPPPAYGGTERVVDTLARGFTAAGHEVLLAAPSDSTCPVPVIDGMRPSTPDDMGFTLSEFSHVIRAYQGLQDVDIIHDHTLAGPLYLHRPDHIPLVTTIHGPLTIQATDIYRAIARKGAIIAISRDQASHAPEVPVTRVIHHGMDIRSVPVGTGRGGYLCFVGRSCPDKGLLEAIMIARQAGIPLRIAVKMREPDEVDYFRDVIEPMLGPNEDFVGEVDNAAKYRLMGEAIVFLNPIQWSEPFGLVMIEALATGTPVVGTLIGSAPEIVEHGRTGWLGSMEQLAGFVEAAAGLSRADCRAAVLERFSMERMVADHLQLFTELIDASTPAGVPDAPRVHQNL, translated from the coding sequence ATGCGGATCGGACTAATAGCGGGACCATGGATTCCTGTTCCCCCACCAGCCTACGGAGGGACCGAGAGAGTGGTGGACACCCTGGCCCGGGGCTTCACTGCCGCCGGGCATGAGGTCCTGCTCGCCGCTCCCTCGGACAGCACCTGTCCGGTGCCGGTCATCGACGGCATGCGGCCCTCCACACCTGACGATATGGGCTTCACCCTCTCCGAGTTCAGCCACGTAATCAGGGCTTACCAGGGCCTGCAGGACGTGGACATCATCCACGACCACACTTTGGCCGGACCGCTGTACCTGCACAGGCCGGACCATATCCCGCTTGTCACCACCATCCATGGCCCGCTCACCATCCAGGCCACGGACATCTACCGGGCCATTGCTCGAAAGGGCGCCATCATTGCCATCTCCCGCGACCAGGCCTCGCATGCCCCCGAAGTGCCTGTCACCCGGGTCATCCACCACGGCATGGACATCCGGTCCGTGCCCGTAGGGACGGGCCGCGGGGGCTACCTGTGCTTCGTTGGCCGTTCCTGCCCGGACAAGGGATTGCTGGAGGCCATCATGATTGCCCGGCAGGCGGGCATCCCGCTGCGCATCGCCGTCAAGATGCGGGAGCCGGACGAGGTTGACTACTTCCGGGACGTCATCGAACCGATGCTTGGACCCAACGAGGATTTCGTCGGGGAAGTGGACAATGCAGCCAAGTACCGGCTGATGGGTGAAGCCATTGTGTTCCTGAACCCGATCCAGTGGTCCGAGCCGTTCGGGCTGGTGATGATCGAAGCACTGGCCACCGGGACGCCCGTGGTCGGCACGCTGATCGGTTCCGCCCCGGAGATCGTTGAGCACGGACGGACCGGCTGGCTGGGCAGCATGGAGCAGTTGGCCGGGTTTGTCGAAGCCGCCGCAGGGCTTAGCAGGGCCGACTGCCGGGCGGCCGTGCTGGAGCGGTTCAGCATGGAGCGGATGGTGGCGGACCACCTGCAGCTGTTCACGGAACTAATTGATGCGAGTACCCCGGCGGGGGTTCCGGATGCGCCGCGCGTGCACCAGAATCTTTAA
- a CDS encoding glycogen debranching N-terminal domain-containing protein produces MTAWNADTEAAASESGSVTVVEGSSFCISSGSGDITSDGGTNGAFFQDTRIISSWVLRINGALREPLVAQRPQPFQATFVGRAKWPDGRFDSPLVVRQVRHIGPGLQDDITLENHSAEPVDCDIELQVDADQADLFDVKGSRTPTPDNAVRTVRDGHLMIEHVRNGQQRGTAVRARGAEVSTEGLRFRTTIPARGKWATSIIVVPLVNGEAPPEAFTETGLPHHREGVRRHRDWEENVPLITVTDSKLQAVLNRSQKDLGSLRIFDVHHPERAAVAAGAPWFMALFGRDSILSSYMCLMVDPNLAAGTLQTLAGLQGSTVDPDSEEEPGRIPHEVRLGVTAGLSLGGTAYYGTADATPLFVALIGEVSRWGLSGDIIESLLPHADRALDWIEQYGDRDGDGFVEYLRPNDHGLVNQGWKDSWDGINFADGTMAEAPIALCEVQAYVYSAYIGRSLLARWSGDGALEHHWAERAAELKKAFNEKFWLPDKGYFAVALDKDKRPVDGLTSNIGHCLWLGIVDEDKAPSVVEHLMSPQMFTGWGIRTLASDMGAYNPVSYHNGSVWPHDTALVATGLMRYGFVEEARRVATGLFEAAEHFGGRLPELFCGFDRGEFAGPVPYPTACSPQAWAAAAPVQLARILLRFDPDFTRKVVHLAPILPEDIGEFRAENVLLDAARVTITGRGTEGNIDGLPPGLKLLREPRPPLESLLAEFGEGREAAKAGS; encoded by the coding sequence ATGACCGCATGGAACGCCGATACTGAGGCCGCCGCATCCGAATCCGGGTCGGTGACAGTGGTGGAAGGGTCCTCGTTTTGTATCTCGTCGGGCAGCGGGGACATCACGTCCGACGGCGGCACGAACGGAGCGTTCTTCCAGGACACCCGCATTATTTCGAGCTGGGTCCTGCGCATTAACGGCGCGCTCCGCGAACCGCTTGTGGCGCAACGGCCGCAACCGTTCCAAGCCACGTTCGTGGGACGGGCCAAATGGCCGGACGGCAGGTTTGACAGCCCGCTGGTAGTCCGCCAGGTCCGTCACATCGGCCCCGGCCTGCAGGACGACATCACGCTGGAAAACCACTCCGCGGAACCGGTGGACTGCGACATAGAGCTGCAGGTCGACGCGGACCAGGCTGACCTCTTCGACGTAAAAGGCAGCCGGACCCCGACCCCGGACAATGCCGTGCGGACGGTCCGCGACGGCCATCTGATGATCGAGCACGTCCGCAACGGCCAGCAGCGCGGCACCGCTGTCCGTGCACGCGGTGCCGAGGTCAGCACCGAGGGGCTTCGCTTCCGGACCACAATACCGGCCCGGGGCAAATGGGCCACCAGCATCATCGTGGTACCCCTGGTCAATGGCGAGGCTCCGCCCGAAGCCTTCACCGAAACCGGGCTTCCCCACCACCGGGAAGGGGTACGCCGGCACCGGGACTGGGAAGAAAACGTCCCCCTGATCACCGTGACGGACAGTAAACTGCAGGCCGTGCTGAACCGCAGCCAGAAGGATCTTGGCTCGCTGCGGATCTTTGATGTCCACCACCCGGAGCGTGCCGCCGTGGCAGCGGGTGCGCCGTGGTTCATGGCGCTCTTTGGCCGTGACTCGATCCTGTCCTCCTACATGTGTCTTATGGTTGATCCGAATCTTGCTGCCGGCACGCTGCAGACCCTGGCCGGACTCCAGGGCTCCACCGTCGATCCGGACTCGGAGGAGGAACCGGGCAGGATCCCGCACGAAGTCCGGCTGGGCGTGACGGCAGGGCTGTCATTGGGCGGCACCGCCTACTACGGCACGGCAGATGCCACCCCGCTCTTTGTCGCACTCATTGGGGAGGTGAGCCGGTGGGGGCTCTCCGGGGACATCATCGAATCGCTCCTGCCCCATGCCGACCGCGCCCTGGACTGGATTGAGCAGTACGGGGACCGGGACGGCGACGGGTTTGTCGAATATCTGCGGCCCAACGACCATGGGCTGGTCAACCAGGGTTGGAAGGACTCCTGGGACGGCATCAACTTCGCGGACGGAACCATGGCTGAGGCGCCCATTGCCCTGTGTGAGGTGCAGGCCTACGTCTATTCGGCCTACATCGGCCGTTCCCTGCTCGCCCGCTGGAGCGGTGACGGGGCACTGGAGCACCATTGGGCGGAGCGTGCGGCCGAGTTGAAGAAGGCCTTCAACGAAAAGTTCTGGTTGCCGGACAAGGGCTACTTTGCCGTCGCCCTCGACAAGGACAAGCGTCCTGTGGATGGGCTCACGTCCAACATTGGCCATTGCCTCTGGCTGGGCATCGTGGACGAGGATAAGGCGCCGTCGGTGGTGGAACACCTGATGTCGCCCCAGATGTTCACCGGCTGGGGCATCCGCACGCTCGCTTCTGACATGGGCGCCTATAACCCGGTGAGCTACCACAACGGCTCGGTCTGGCCGCATGACACGGCCCTGGTTGCCACCGGCCTGATGCGGTACGGATTCGTGGAGGAGGCCCGGCGGGTGGCAACCGGCCTCTTCGAGGCTGCCGAACATTTCGGCGGGCGGCTGCCGGAGCTGTTCTGCGGCTTCGACCGCGGCGAGTTCGCCGGTCCGGTCCCGTACCCCACAGCATGCTCACCCCAGGCCTGGGCAGCTGCGGCGCCGGTGCAGCTTGCCAGGATACTCCTGCGCTTCGACCCCGATTTCACCCGGAAAGTAGTGCACCTGGCGCCCATCCTTCCTGAGGACATCGGCGAGTTCCGGGCCGAGAACGTGCTGCTGGATGCGGCCCGGGTAACCATCACGGGCCGCGGGACCGAGGGCAACATCGACGGTCTTCCGCCGGGACTCAAGCTGCTCAGGGAGCCCCGCCCGCCCCTGGAATCCCTGCTGGCGGAGTTCGGCGAAGGGCGGGAGGCGGCCAAAGCCGGCAGCTAG
- a CDS encoding GNAT family N-acetyltransferase: MSHTIRKATADDAGALAALAAVTFPLACPPSSSAEDIAAHLANTLSEQHFERYLADPDITILVLDSGDRLNGYSLLVNRPAADPDVASVLTLVPSVELSKCYVHPEHHGLGAAAELMHASLRAAADAGGAGVWLGVNSQNARAIRFYEKSGFRKVGTKSFQLGTTVEHDFVLELALDEPPISSDAGTMERC; encoded by the coding sequence ATGAGCCATACCATCCGCAAAGCAACAGCGGACGACGCCGGGGCGCTGGCCGCGCTGGCAGCCGTCACCTTTCCGCTCGCCTGCCCGCCGTCGTCGTCGGCTGAGGACATCGCCGCCCACCTGGCCAACACCCTCAGCGAACAGCACTTCGAGCGCTACCTCGCGGACCCGGACATCACCATCCTGGTCCTCGACTCCGGCGACCGGCTTAACGGGTACAGCCTGCTGGTGAACCGCCCGGCGGCGGACCCTGATGTGGCATCGGTACTCACGTTGGTGCCGTCGGTGGAGCTCAGCAAGTGCTATGTCCATCCGGAGCACCACGGCCTCGGTGCTGCGGCCGAACTGATGCACGCCAGCCTCCGGGCAGCAGCAGATGCAGGCGGGGCCGGGGTGTGGCTCGGAGTCAACAGCCAGAACGCCCGGGCCATCCGCTTCTATGAGAAGTCCGGTTTCCGGAAGGTGGGCACCAAGTCCTTCCAGCTGGGCACCACCGTGGAGCACGACTTCGTCCTGGAGCTGGCCTTGGACGAGCCCCCTATTTCCTCCGACGCCGGCACCATGGAGCGGTGCTAG